A portion of the Burkholderiales bacterium genome contains these proteins:
- a CDS encoding AMP-dependent synthetase, producing MNLAQYLDQYRTRSDRVLYTQWTGDRWKDYTAAEMLDLAARWQQAFRDQGFVPGDRVALCLKNGVHWVAADLAALGMGLVVVPLYVNDNAENIAWCANHAEARLLVLENDRLVDSLRAASQKPPLLVCLEGGAEKGVANLGAWLPQAQQPFQVMDLEPDTLATICYTSGTTGRPKGAMLSHRNIMSNVEACLKVVTLYDDDVMLSIIPLSHMFERTAGYYLPLKRGIRVAYSRSIQQLAEDLATVRPTILLAVPRVYERFLARIGQSLANARLKRALFHRTVELGWKLFQKRGGALDRLQYGVLKRLVAQKIMARLGGRVRLSVVGGAAVELRIAKTFVGLGLLLLQGYGLTEASPVVTANREDDNDPTSAGKPLDGVEIRVNEKQELLVRGPNVMLGYWRDPEATAAVIDRDGWLNTGDQVEMRDGRVYIIGRTKEIVVLSNGEKFPPEHVEAAILNDPIFEQVALVGEGRPYIVMVAVTQETDEKKLIKRANEQLKDFPRYIRVRRVIVEREPWTIENGVLTPTMKLKRREILKRYQAQIEKIYASDRLGE from the coding sequence ATGAACCTGGCCCAGTATCTTGACCAGTATCGCACCCGGAGCGACCGGGTGCTCTACACCCAATGGACCGGCGACCGCTGGAAAGATTACACCGCGGCGGAAATGCTGGATCTCGCCGCGCGCTGGCAGCAGGCCTTCCGGGACCAGGGCTTCGTGCCGGGTGACCGGGTGGCCTTGTGCCTCAAGAACGGGGTTCACTGGGTGGCGGCGGACCTGGCGGCCTTGGGCATGGGGCTGGTGGTGGTGCCCCTCTACGTGAACGACAACGCCGAGAACATCGCCTGGTGCGCGAACCACGCGGAAGCGCGGCTGCTCGTTCTGGAAAACGACCGCCTGGTGGACTCCCTGCGCGCCGCGTCCCAGAAGCCCCCCCTGCTGGTGTGCCTGGAGGGAGGAGCGGAGAAGGGAGTGGCTAACCTGGGAGCCTGGTTGCCCCAGGCGCAGCAGCCGTTCCAGGTGATGGATCTCGAGCCGGATACCCTCGCCACCATCTGCTACACCTCCGGCACCACCGGCCGCCCCAAGGGGGCGATGCTCTCCCACCGCAACATCATGTCCAACGTGGAAGCCTGCCTCAAGGTGGTCACCCTCTACGATGACGACGTGATGCTGTCCATCATCCCCTTGTCCCATATGTTCGAGCGCACGGCGGGCTACTACCTGCCCCTCAAGCGGGGCATCCGCGTGGCCTATTCCCGCAGCATCCAGCAACTGGCGGAGGATCTCGCCACCGTCCGCCCCACCATCCTGCTGGCGGTGCCGCGGGTCTACGAGCGTTTCCTTGCCCGCATCGGCCAGAGCCTGGCGAACGCGCGGCTCAAGCGGGCGCTTTTCCACCGCACGGTGGAGCTGGGCTGGAAACTCTTCCAGAAACGGGGCGGCGCCCTGGACCGGCTGCAGTACGGGGTGCTCAAGCGGCTGGTGGCCCAGAAGATCATGGCGCGCCTGGGCGGGCGCGTGCGCCTTTCCGTGGTGGGCGGCGCGGCGGTGGAGCTGCGCATCGCCAAGACCTTCGTCGGGCTCGGCCTCCTCCTGCTCCAGGGCTACGGCCTGACCGAAGCCTCCCCCGTGGTGACCGCCAACCGGGAGGACGACAACGATCCCACCTCGGCGGGCAAGCCCCTGGACGGGGTGGAGATCCGGGTGAACGAGAAGCAGGAGCTGCTGGTGCGGGGCCCCAACGTGATGCTGGGCTACTGGCGCGATCCGGAGGCCACCGCCGCCGTCATCGATCGGGACGGCTGGCTCAACACGGGGGACCAGGTGGAGATGCGCGACGGGCGGGTCTACATCATCGGCCGCACCAAGGAGATCGTGGTGCTCTCCAACGGCGAGAAGTTCCCGCCCGAGCACGTGGAGGCGGCGATTCTCAACGACCCGATTTTCGAGCAGGTGGCGCTGGTGGGGGAGGGGCGGCCATACATCGTCATGGTGGCGGTGACCCAGGAAACCGACGAGAAGAAGCTCATCAAGCGGGCCAACGAACAGTTGAAGGATTTCCCCCGCTACATCCGGGTGCGCCGGGTGATCGTGGAGCGGGAGCCGTGGACCATCGAGAACGGCGTGCTCACCCCCACCATGAAGCTCAAGCGCCGGGAGATCCTGAAGCGCTACCAGGCGCAAATCGAAAAAATCTACGCCTCCGACCGCCTGGGCGAGTAG
- a CDS encoding RNA methyltransferase produces the protein MQFDLHRARLFSPCPRGLEPVLAQELAELGARDPTPLEGGVAYGGDLAVCYRVNLASRIASRVLWQVAEGAYRNEQDVYDAVSSLPWPVWFGSGKTIRVNVAATRCRLKSLDYVTLRIKDAICDRFRAEQGGRPDVDTRSPDVRVHAFLDDRRLVLYLDTSGEPLFKRGLRTASAEAPIRENLAAGILRLTGWKPGVPLLDPMCGSGTFLLEAAQMALQIPAGLKRSFAFEKLAFHDPRLWQEVRREAESRIRRTSPGPIYGADVDAGAVRAAAANLRAAGLIEVVQLRRADVLELPPPAPSGILVANPPYAVRLGERDALGAFYPRLGDALKARFAGWSVYLLTADLRLPRLIRLKPTRRVPLFNGALECRLFEFRMVEGRMEKKRVEGRRDESEG, from the coding sequence ATGCAATTTGACCTTCATCGGGCGCGCTTGTTCTCCCCCTGCCCCCGGGGCCTGGAGCCCGTCCTTGCCCAGGAGCTGGCGGAACTGGGAGCCCGCGATCCCACGCCCCTGGAGGGCGGGGTCGCCTACGGCGGCGACCTGGCCGTGTGCTACCGGGTCAATCTGGCGAGCCGCATCGCCAGCCGGGTCCTGTGGCAGGTGGCGGAGGGCGCCTACCGGAACGAGCAGGACGTCTATGACGCCGTCTCGAGCCTGCCGTGGCCCGTCTGGTTCGGGTCGGGGAAGACCATTCGCGTGAACGTGGCGGCGACCCGTTGCCGGTTGAAAAGCCTGGACTACGTAACCCTGCGCATCAAGGACGCGATCTGCGACCGCTTCCGCGCCGAGCAGGGCGGGCGGCCCGACGTGGACACCCGCTCCCCCGACGTGCGCGTCCACGCCTTTCTCGATGACCGGCGCCTCGTCCTTTACCTGGACACCAGCGGCGAACCCCTGTTCAAGCGGGGCCTGCGCACCGCCAGCGCGGAGGCGCCTATCCGGGAAAACCTGGCCGCGGGCATCCTCCGGCTGACCGGATGGAAGCCCGGCGTGCCTCTCCTCGATCCCATGTGCGGCAGCGGCACCTTCCTGCTAGAAGCGGCCCAGATGGCCCTCCAGATCCCGGCGGGGCTCAAGCGGTCCTTCGCCTTCGAGAAGCTCGCCTTCCACGACCCGCGCCTGTGGCAGGAAGTGCGCCGCGAGGCCGAATCCCGCATCCGCCGGACCTCCCCCGGTCCCATTTACGGCGCGGACGTGGACGCCGGAGCCGTGCGCGCGGCCGCCGCCAACCTCCGGGCGGCCGGGCTGATCGAAGTGGTGCAACTGCGCCGAGCCGACGTGCTGGAGCTTCCACCGCCCGCGCCCTCGGGCATCCTGGTGGCCAACCCGCCCTACGCGGTGCGCCTGGGGGAACGGGACGCCCTCGGCGCCTTCTACCCCCGCCTGGGCGACGCGCTGAAGGCGCGCTTCGCCGGATGGAGCGTCTACCTGCTGACGGCGGACCTGCGGCTGCCGCGGCTGATCCGCTTGAAGCCCACCCGGCGCGTGCCCCTCTTCAACGGCGCCCTGGAGTGCCGCCTGTTCGAGTTCCGCATGGTGGAAGGCAGGATGGAAAAGAAGCGCGTAGAAGGAAGGAGGGACGAAAGCGAAGGGTGA
- the pilU gene encoding twitching motility protein PilU: MERDQATKLVHDLLRLMVSKNGSDLFLTAGFPPAIKVDGKIVPASSQPLTPQHTLELARAIMNDRQAAEFESTKECNFAISPSGIGRFRVNAFVQQARVGLVLRTINTEIPTLESLGLPEVLKEVVMSKRGLVIVVGATGSGKSTTLAAMIGYRNENSHGHIITIEDPIEYVHEHKKCIVTQREVGVDTDSWDVALKNTLRQAPDVILMGEIRDRETMDYAIAFAETGHLCMATLHANSSNQALDRIINFFPEDRRPQLLMDLSLNLRAMISQRLIPRAEGKGRVAAIEIMLNTPLISDLIFKGQVHEIKDVMKRSRELGMQTFDQALFDLYEAGVITYEDALRNADSMNELRLEIKLRGQEAKDKNLMEGLDHLRLT, encoded by the coding sequence ATGGAACGCGACCAGGCAACCAAGCTCGTGCACGATCTTCTGCGCCTGATGGTGAGCAAGAACGGCTCCGACCTGTTCCTGACTGCCGGCTTCCCGCCCGCCATCAAGGTGGACGGCAAGATCGTCCCGGCTTCCAGCCAGCCCCTCACGCCCCAGCACACCCTGGAGCTCGCCCGCGCCATCATGAACGATCGGCAGGCGGCCGAGTTCGAGTCCACCAAGGAGTGCAACTTCGCCATCAGCCCTTCCGGCATCGGCCGCTTCCGGGTCAACGCCTTCGTGCAGCAGGCGCGGGTAGGGCTGGTGCTGCGCACCATCAACACCGAGATCCCGACGCTGGAGAGCCTGGGCCTGCCGGAAGTGCTCAAGGAGGTGGTGATGAGCAAGCGGGGGCTGGTGATCGTGGTGGGGGCCACCGGCTCGGGCAAGTCCACCACCCTGGCGGCCATGATCGGCTACCGCAATGAGAACAGCCACGGCCACATCATCACCATCGAAGACCCGATCGAGTACGTGCACGAGCATAAGAAGTGCATCGTCACCCAGCGGGAGGTGGGCGTGGACACCGATTCCTGGGACGTGGCCCTCAAGAACACCCTGCGCCAGGCGCCGGACGTGATCCTGATGGGGGAGATTCGCGACCGGGAGACCATGGACTACGCCATCGCCTTCGCCGAGACCGGCCACCTGTGCATGGCCACCCTCCACGCCAACAGCTCCAACCAGGCCCTGGACCGCATCATCAACTTCTTCCCCGAGGACCGGCGGCCCCAGCTCCTCATGGATCTTTCCCTGAACCTGCGGGCGATGATTTCCCAGCGCTTGATCCCGCGGGCGGAGGGCAAGGGACGGGTGGCCGCCATCGAGATCATGCTCAACACGCCCCTCATCTCCGACCTGATCTTCAAGGGCCAGGTGCACGAGATCAAGGACGTGATGAAGCGCTCCCGGGAGCTGGGCATGCAGACCTTCGACCAGGCCCTGTTCGACCTGTACGAGGCCGGCGTCATCACCTACGAAGACGCGTTGCGCAACGCGGACTCCATGAACGAGCTGCGGCTCGAGATCAAGCTGCGGGGCCAGGAGGCAAAGGACAAGAACCTGATGGAGGGCCTGGACCACCTCCGGCTCACCTGA
- the pilT gene encoding twitching motility protein PilT, whose protein sequence is MDIAELLAFAVKNKASDLHLSAGLPPMIRVHGDVRRINLPPLEHKDVHAMIYDIMNDSQRKHYEEHLECDFSFAIPGLARFRVNAFVQNRGAGGVFRTIPSKVLSLEELNAPKIFQDISSQPRGIVLVTGPTGSGKSTTLAAMINYINENEHGHILTIEDPIEFVHESKRCLINQREVGPHTHSFANALRSALREDPDVILVGEMRDLETIRLALTAAETGHLVFGTLHTSSAAKTVDRIVDVFPAAEKEMVRAMLSESLRAVISQTLLKTKDGSGRVAAHEIMIGTPAIRNLIRENKIAQMYSAIQTGQAVGMQTLDQCLQDLVRRNVVAASEARSRAANKDLFPGA, encoded by the coding sequence ATGGACATCGCCGAGCTCCTCGCGTTTGCCGTCAAGAACAAGGCCTCCGACCTGCACCTTTCGGCGGGCCTGCCTCCCATGATCCGCGTGCATGGGGACGTGCGCCGCATCAACCTGCCTCCCCTGGAGCACAAAGACGTGCACGCGATGATCTACGACATCATGAACGATTCCCAGCGCAAGCACTACGAGGAGCACCTGGAATGCGATTTCTCCTTCGCCATTCCCGGCCTCGCGCGCTTCCGGGTCAACGCCTTCGTGCAGAACCGTGGCGCCGGCGGGGTGTTCCGCACCATTCCGTCCAAGGTGCTTTCGCTGGAGGAGCTGAACGCCCCCAAGATCTTCCAGGACATCTCCAGCCAGCCCCGTGGCATCGTGTTGGTGACCGGCCCCACCGGCTCGGGCAAGTCCACCACCTTGGCCGCCATGATCAACTACATCAACGAGAACGAGCATGGCCACATCCTCACCATCGAGGATCCCATCGAGTTCGTGCACGAGAGCAAGCGCTGCCTCATCAACCAGCGGGAGGTGGGGCCCCACACCCATTCCTTCGCCAATGCGCTGCGCAGCGCCCTGCGGGAAGACCCGGACGTGATCCTGGTGGGGGAGATGCGGGACCTGGAGACCATTCGGCTTGCCCTCACGGCGGCGGAGACCGGGCACCTGGTGTTCGGGACGCTCCACACCAGCTCCGCCGCCAAGACCGTGGACCGGATCGTGGACGTGTTTCCAGCGGCGGAGAAGGAGATGGTGCGGGCCATGCTTTCGGAAAGCCTGCGGGCGGTCATCTCCCAGACCCTGCTCAAGACCAAGGACGGCTCGGGGCGCGTGGCGGCCCACGAGATCATGATCGGCACGCCCGCGATCCGCAACCTGATCCGGGAGAACAAGATCGCCCAGATGTACTCCGCCATCCAGACGGGGCAGGCGGTGGGCATGCAGACGCTGGACCAGTGCCTGCAGGACCTGGTACGGCGCAACGTGGTGGCGGCTTCCGAGGCTCGCTCCCGGGCCGCCAATAAGGACCTGTTCCCCGGTGCGTGA
- a CDS encoding YggS family pyridoxal phosphate enzyme → MSPIAKRLQAVRERIRRAAEAAGRTAQEVQLVAVSKTWPPEAIREAYGAGQRAFGESYVQEALGKMDALAELPLEWHFVGPIQSNKTGAIARRFAWVHGVDRERIARRLADARPLEMPPLNVCIQVNVSGEASKGGVAPEEVLPLAQAIAGLPRLKLRGLMAIPRPTRDEGEQRRQFRLLRDMHLALQARGIDIDTLSMGMSDDLEAAIAEGATVVRVGTAIFGARGRKVNPRDTEAQRKEKEVLNAKSAKGAQETPTKSCFPLRPPRPLR, encoded by the coding sequence ATGTCCCCAATTGCAAAGCGCTTGCAAGCCGTGCGGGAGCGCATCCGACGAGCGGCCGAGGCGGCCGGAAGAACGGCGCAGGAAGTGCAGCTCGTGGCGGTGAGCAAAACCTGGCCCCCCGAGGCGATCCGGGAGGCCTATGGGGCCGGCCAGCGGGCCTTCGGCGAGAGCTACGTGCAGGAAGCCCTCGGGAAGATGGACGCCCTGGCGGAGCTGCCGCTGGAATGGCACTTCGTCGGCCCCATCCAGAGCAACAAAACCGGAGCCATCGCGCGCCGCTTCGCCTGGGTCCACGGCGTGGACCGGGAGCGAATCGCCCGACGGCTCGCCGACGCCCGCCCCCTAGAGATGCCGCCCCTCAACGTGTGCATCCAGGTCAACGTGAGCGGCGAAGCCTCGAAAGGCGGCGTCGCGCCGGAGGAGGTCCTCCCCTTGGCGCAAGCCATCGCCGGCCTCCCGCGCCTGAAACTGCGCGGGCTCATGGCGATCCCCCGCCCCACCCGGGACGAAGGGGAACAGCGGCGCCAGTTCCGCCTTTTGCGGGATATGCACCTGGCGCTCCAGGCCCGGGGAATCGACATCGACACCCTGTCCATGGGCATGTCGGACGACCTGGAAGCGGCTATTGCCGAAGGCGCCACGGTGGTGCGGGTGGGCACGGCGATCTTCGGCGCCCGCGGGAGAAAGGTGAACCCTAGAGACACGGAGGCACAGAGGAAAGAAAAAGAAGTCCTCAACGCAAAGAGCGCAAAGGGCGCGCAAGAAACTCCTACAAAATCATGTTTTCCTTTGCGCCCTCCGCGCCCTTTGCGTTGA
- the proC gene encoding pyrroline-5-carboxylate reductase, which produces MAITFIGGGNMATALIGGLLHKGWSAGEIRVVEIDAAQRERLAGRFGVATTAAPEVGADDTVLLAVKPQHMREAARGLAGRLGLQLVITIAAGIRLDDLARWLGGYRRLVRCMPNTPALVHCGITGLYALPEVGPEERKRAEAILGAVGRTLWFERETLLDAVTAVSGSGPAYVFYFMQALEEAAVSLGLEPRQARLLTLETFYGAATLARQSEAPVASLRAQVTSKGGTTERAVAVLEAVRVRSHIEEAVRAAHARAAELGDEFGKLD; this is translated from the coding sequence ATGGCTATCACTTTCATCGGCGGCGGCAACATGGCGACCGCCCTGATCGGCGGGCTGCTCCACAAGGGCTGGAGCGCGGGCGAGATCCGCGTGGTGGAGATCGACGCGGCCCAGCGGGAGCGCCTGGCGGGCCGCTTCGGCGTGGCGACGACGGCAGCGCCGGAGGTAGGCGCCGACGACACAGTGCTCCTGGCGGTCAAGCCCCAGCACATGCGCGAGGCGGCCCGGGGCCTGGCCGGGCGCCTTGGCCTACAACTCGTCATCACCATCGCCGCCGGCATCCGCTTGGACGACCTGGCCCGCTGGCTGGGAGGTTATCGGCGCCTGGTGCGCTGCATGCCTAACACCCCCGCCCTGGTTCACTGCGGCATCACCGGCCTCTACGCCCTTCCCGAGGTAGGTCCCGAGGAGCGGAAGCGGGCCGAAGCCATCCTGGGCGCCGTGGGCCGCACCCTGTGGTTCGAGCGGGAGACGCTGCTCGACGCGGTCACGGCGGTCTCGGGCAGCGGGCCGGCGTACGTGTTCTATTTCATGCAGGCGCTGGAGGAGGCGGCGGTGAGCCTGGGACTGGAGCCCCGGCAGGCGCGCCTGCTCACCCTGGAGACGTTTTACGGCGCCGCCACCCTGGCCCGCCAGAGCGAGGCGCCGGTGGCGTCGTTGCGGGCCCAGGTCACCTCCAAGGGCGGCACCACCGAGCGGGCCGTCGCCGTGCTGGAAGCTGTCCGGGTGCGCAGCCACATCGAGGAAGCGGTGCGCGCCGCCCATGCCCGGGCAGCGGAGCTGGGTGACGAATTCGGAAAGCTCGACTGA